The Sulfurimonas sp. hsl 1-7 genomic sequence TATTTCATTTTGATCAATATACTTTGCTAATTTTAAAGCTGGAAATATTGGGAAGAACTTGTTTCGTTTTATATGAAACTTGTCTTCATTATCAAAATAATTATCAAGTTTAGAATCAGGAGACACAACAAGCTTACAAGTATTTTTTTTAGAAAAATCTTCATAACAAGTTGCTACAAACATCTCTAATCCACCTAAACCATCTGCCAAACAAAGTTCTAATATATTTTTCATCTACTTTAACCCATTTATAAAATCATTGGAATTAAAATATTTTGCAGAGTATTTCCACTCATCACGTACTCGTCCTTTAGATGCAAATTCTGGTAAGTATACATTACAATCAACTTCCGGAAGTTCTTTAGATGTAAACATAATCTTATTTTTATATGGTAAATTGCAAAATTCTTTACCCATCCACTCTTCAAAAAGATCACCATCACTAAATTTAAATACTAGTTTATTAGGATTTATCCTTTTTATTCTTCTCATCCATTTGTCATATGCATCTTCTTTTGTTTTGTAATGGAGGAAGTGAACTTCATATTTTTGATCAATAACACCAATTGGATAATTATCTTCATAAATACCAATACGAATAAGTTCATCTTTAAATTTTGACTCAGAGTGTTCAATAAAACTTAGTTTTTCTAAAGTTTCTATTGAAAAGTTTTTCACTAACTTTATGTAATCAGGTGCAAAAAGAAGCAAATTTACAAAAGGTGACTTATATGGAATTCCATATTTTTTATAAAGAAAAGTACCCCAACAATTATTTGATATAATTGAAAAATCATCTTCCTTTATAAATAATCGATTTATTTTAGCTTTTACAAATTTTTCTATTTTTCTTGCAAATTCTATTCTCATAAACTCTCTTTAGACTCTTATTTAGGGTATAATACCTATTATTAGGTTTAGGTACACTTATATTATTATGCATAAATATATATTAAATAAAAAAAATGAAGAATTTAGCGACTTTATTCTCAATATTAGAACTTTTTTTTCCAAGAATACTGAGAGTATCCATAAAGCAAGGAATGAATTAAAAATAATTAATTACAAAGATACAAATGTTGTAGTTAAATCTTTTAAGGTCCCAAATTTAGTTCGAAGATTTATATACACTTTTTTGAGAGATTCAAAAGCAAAAAAATCTTATGACAATTCATTAAAAATTGGAAGCTTCACACCGGAACCAATAGGATATATTGAATTTTACAAAAATTTTTTATTAGCAGATAGTTATTTTATAGCAAAAAAATTTGATTATGATTTTACTATCAAAGAGCCTATAGTTAATCAAGACTTTCCAAACAGAGAAAAGATTTTTCAAGAACTAGCACAATTCACATTTCAACTACACCAAAACAATATTTTTCATAAAGACTTTAGTCCAGGAAATATCTTAATAAAACAAGAAGAAGAAAAATATATTTTTAAAATAGTAGATATCAATAGAATGACATTTAAGCGACTTAGTATTCAAGAACGATTTAAAAATTTTTCAAAACTTTGGATGCGCGATAAAGATATGGAAATAATTGCTAAAGAATATGCAAAACTTTTAAAAGAAGATGAAACTAAATGTATTGATTTAGCTATAGACTATTCCAGAGCATTAAAAAGAAAAATCAATATGAAAAAACGATTAAAAGGAATCGAAGTTGTTGATTAGTGTAATGTATCATCATGTAAATAGTGATAGATGTAGTAATGACTTAAATATGTTAAAACAACATCTAAAATACATAAGTAAAAATTTCACAAGTGTATTTCCTACATTTGAAAAACTTCCCAAAAAACCAATTTGTCTTGTATTTGATGATGGCTACTATGACTTTTATAAGTATATCTATCCACTTCTTAAAGAATTTAATCTCAAGGCCTTATTAGCTGTAGTTCCTAAATACATTTTACCAGATACTGACAAAAATGAGCTCTCAAGACTTAATCATGAGCATAATGAACTTTTTAACGAATATAAAAATGCTACATTTTGTACATACAAAGAATTAAAAGAGATGAATGATAGCGGACTTGTTCAGATTGTTTCCCATTCCTACAATCATAAAAACCTACTTGAAGAAAATATTGATTTAGATGAAGAACTTATTAAATCTAAAAATGAAATTGAAGAACATCTTGGTATAAAAGTAGAAAGTTTTGTTTTTCCTTTTGGTAAATATAATCAAATAGTCTTAGATGAAACACTTAAACATTACAAATATGCTTTTCGAATAGGTAATGGACTAAATAAAGATTTTCATGGTATAAATAATGTCATCTATAGAATTGATGGTGATTTCTTAAATGCACCAGATGAAATCTTTTTGAATAAAAACATATTAAAATACAAATTTAAATCTTTCATTAAACGTATAATTGGAAATTCATGAATAATATATCTGTAGTAGTTCTTACAAAAAATAATGAAGTGACAATAGAAAGAACTCTTAAAAGTCTTGAAAATTTTGAAGATGTCGTAGTTTATGATAACGGTTCATCTGATCAAACAATGGAGATTGTAAAAAGATTTTCAAATGTCAACCTTATTGAAGGTGAATTCAACGGTTTCGGCTGGACAAAAAACCAAGCAGCCTCTTTTGCAAAAAATGAGTGGATCCTAATAATTGACAGTGATGAAGTTGTAGATGAACAACTCTTTCAAACACTTCAATCTAAAGAGCTCAATCCAGATACAGTATATCAACTTAACTTCAAAGCTTTTTACAAAGATATTCAGGTGAGATACTGCGGTTGGAATAACCAGAAGATCAAAAGACTCTATAACAAAACGAAAACTTCTTACAATGCCAATGATGTTCACGAAGATATCATAACAGATGGTTTTACGATCGAACTATTAAATGGAAACGTAGAACACTATAGTTACCAGTCAATCGAACAATTTGTCAATAAAGCAAATAGATACTCAACTCTTTTTGCAAAGAACAATGTTGGGAAAAAATCTTCATCCCCTGCAAAAGCATGTTTTAACGGAGCATATTCATTTATAAAAACTTATATTTTCAAGCAGGGTTTCCGTGACGGGTATGTAGGGCTTATTATCGCTTATTCTCACATGGTAACTAACTTTTACAAGTACATCAAACTCTATGAACTTAACAAAGAGTTAAAAGGAGACTAACTCTTTTTTCACCTCTTCAAAAATAGCTTGGCGCTTTTGCTCATCAACTGGGAGCATATAGTGTTTTTGAAGTTTTTCATCCCCTACACTCTTCCATCGCTTAGCACTGGCAAACAAAGAGTCTCCAAAAAATGTCATCGTTGCAGTTCCGACTAAACTAGCTACATGATAAGTTCCCGTTGAAGTGGAAACAAAGAGTTTAAAATTACTA encodes the following:
- a CDS encoding lipopolysaccharide kinase InaA family protein, which gives rise to MHKYILNKKNEEFSDFILNIRTFFSKNTESIHKARNELKIINYKDTNVVVKSFKVPNLVRRFIYTFLRDSKAKKSYDNSLKIGSFTPEPIGYIEFYKNFLLADSYFIAKKFDYDFTIKEPIVNQDFPNREKIFQELAQFTFQLHQNNIFHKDFSPGNILIKQEEEKYIFKIVDINRMTFKRLSIQERFKNFSKLWMRDKDMEIIAKEYAKLLKEDETKCIDLAIDYSRALKRKINMKKRLKGIEVVD
- a CDS encoding polysaccharide deacetylase family protein, translated to MLISVMYHHVNSDRCSNDLNMLKQHLKYISKNFTSVFPTFEKLPKKPICLVFDDGYYDFYKYIYPLLKEFNLKALLAVVPKYILPDTDKNELSRLNHEHNELFNEYKNATFCTYKELKEMNDSGLVQIVSHSYNHKNLLEENIDLDEELIKSKNEIEEHLGIKVESFVFPFGKYNQIVLDETLKHYKYAFRIGNGLNKDFHGINNVIYRIDGDFLNAPDEIFLNKNILKYKFKSFIKRIIGNS
- a CDS encoding DUF1919 domain-containing protein codes for the protein MRIEFARKIEKFVKAKINRLFIKEDDFSIISNNCWGTFLYKKYGIPYKSPFVNLLLFAPDYIKLVKNFSIETLEKLSFIEHSESKFKDELIRIGIYEDNYPIGVIDQKYEVHFLHYKTKEDAYDKWMRRIKRINPNKLVFKFSDGDLFEEWMGKEFCNLPYKNKIMFTSKELPEVDCNVYLPEFASKGRVRDEWKYSAKYFNSNDFINGLK
- a CDS encoding glycosyltransferase family 2 protein — translated: MNNISVVVLTKNNEVTIERTLKSLENFEDVVVYDNGSSDQTMEIVKRFSNVNLIEGEFNGFGWTKNQAASFAKNEWILIIDSDEVVDEQLFQTLQSKELNPDTVYQLNFKAFYKDIQVRYCGWNNQKIKRLYNKTKTSYNANDVHEDIITDGFTIELLNGNVEHYSYQSIEQFVNKANRYSTLFAKNNVGKKSSSPAKACFNGAYSFIKTYIFKQGFRDGYVGLIIAYSHMVTNFYKYIKLYELNKELKGD